A window from Pagrus major chromosome 4, Pma_NU_1.0 encodes these proteins:
- the kars1 gene encoding lysine--tRNA ligase isoform X2: MADVTEVDDGKLSKNELKRRMKADKKAAEKEAKVKEQVEQKKESNDQEACADEETLDPNQYFKIRSQAIQDLKGTAEDPYPHKYHVDLSLTEFIEKYNNLQPGDQLTDVILNVSGRVHAKRVSGAKLLFYDLRGEGVKLQVMANSRNYKSEEEFVAINNKLRRGDIIGVRGNPGKTKKGELSIIPIELTLLSPCLHMLPHLHFGLKDKETRFRQRYLDLILNDYVRQKFMTRSKIITYLRNFLDQLGFLEIETPMMNIIPGGAVARPFVTYHNELDMNLYMRIAPELYHKMLVVGGLDRVYEIGRQFRNEGIDLTHNPEFTTCEFYMAYADYHDLMDITEKLLSGMVKHITGGYKVTYHPDGPEGKAYEIDFTPPFKRVSMTHDLEKIMGVKFPPTDSYDSDETRKFFDVLCAQKGVECSPPRTTARLLDKLVGDFLEVTCINPTFICDHPQIMSPLAKWHRSEKGLTERFELFVMKKEICNAYTELNDPIRQRELFEQQAMAKAEGDDEAMFIDETFCTALEYGLPPTAGWGMGIDRLTMFLTDSNNIKEVLLFPAMKPDDNKTSAPTEGTSV; this comes from the exons ATGGCAGACGTGACAGAGGTGGACGACGGGAAACTCAGCAAAAA TGAGCTGAAGAGGCGAATGAAAGCCGACAAAAAGGCGGCCGAGAAAGAAGCCAAGGTCAAAGAGCAGGTGGAACAAAAGAAGGAGTCCAATGACCAGGAAGCCTGTGCAGATGAGGAGACACTTGACCCAAAT CAATACTTCAAGATCCGCTCCCAGGCCATCCAGGACCTGAAGGGCACAGCGGAGGATCCCTACCCACACAAGTATCATGTAGACTTGTCCCTCACAGAGTTCATCGAGAAATACAATAATCTACAGCCTGGAGACCAGCTGACTGATGTCATCCTCAATGTGTCAG GCCGTGTCCATGCTAAGAGGGTGTCTGGTGCCAAGCTGCTTTTCTATGACCTGCGAGGTGAAGGCGTGAAGTTGCAAGTCATGGCAAACTCCAG GAACTACAAGTCCGAGGAGGAGTTTGTGGCCATCAACAACAAACTGCGCCGTGGTGATATCATCGGTGTCCGTGGTAACCCAGGCAAGACCAAAAAAGGGGAGTTGAGCATCATACCCATTGAGTTGACCCTACTGTCACCATGTTTGCACATGCTGCCCCACCTCCACTTTGGCCTCAAAGACAAG GAAACGCGATTCCGCCAGCGCTACTTGGATCTGATTCTGAATGACTATGTGAGGCAGAAGTTTATGACTCGCTCCAAAATCATCACATACCTGCGCAACTTCCTGGACCAGCTGGGATTTTTAGAG ATTGAGACACCGATGATGAACATTATTCCTGGTGGAGCCGTTGCCCGTCCATTTGTTACTTACCACAATGAACTGGATATGAACCTGTACATGAGGATCGCTCCTGAGCTCTACCACAAG ATGCTTGTGGTCGGTGGACTTGACAGAGTGTACGAGATTGGTCGTCAGTTCAGAAATGAAGGCATTGATCTCACTCATAATCCAGAGTTCACCACCTGTGAATTCTACATGGCATATGCAGATTACCATGACTTGATGGACATCACAGAGAAACTACTCTCAG GAATGGTGAAGCACATCACTGGAGGATACAAGGTGACTTACCACCCTGATGGTCCAGAGGGAAAGGCCTATGAGATTGACTTCACTCCCCCATTCAAAAGAGTGAGCATGACACACGACCTGGAGAAGATTATGGGAGTCAAATTCCCTCCGACTGACAGCTACGACAGTGATG AGACACGTAAATTCTTTGACGTCCTCTGTGCGCAGAAAGGAGTTGAATGTTCTCCACCCAGAACCACAGCCCGCCTCCTTGACAAG TTGGTTGGAGATTTCCTTGAGGTCACCTGTATCAACCCCACTTTCATCTGTGATCACCCTCAAATCATGAGTCCCTTGGCAAAATG GCACAGATCGGAGAAAGGCCTGACGGAGCGTTTTGAGCTCTTTGTGATGAAGAAAGAAATCTGCAATGCTTACACTGAGCTGAATGATCCAATCAGACAGAGGGAGCTGTTCGAACAACAAGCCATG GCCAAAGCTGAGGGTGATGATGAAGCCATGTTCATTGATGAGACCTTCTGCACAGCACTGGAATACGGTCTGCCACCAACTGCAGGCTGGGGGATGGGCATCGATCGTCTCACCATGTTCCTCACTGACTCCAACAACATCAAG GAGGTGTTGCTGTTCCCTGCCATGAAGCCTGACGACAACAAGACATCAGCGCCCACAGAGGGCACGTCCGTCTAA
- the kars1 gene encoding lysine--tRNA ligase isoform X1 → MLCLVRAARQQLCQAFGVRGQWLKCAPPCTAAAPTQIYGNRWRGDKSELKRRMKADKKAAEKEAKVKEQVEQKKESNDQEACADEETLDPNQYFKIRSQAIQDLKGTAEDPYPHKYHVDLSLTEFIEKYNNLQPGDQLTDVILNVSGRVHAKRVSGAKLLFYDLRGEGVKLQVMANSRNYKSEEEFVAINNKLRRGDIIGVRGNPGKTKKGELSIIPIELTLLSPCLHMLPHLHFGLKDKETRFRQRYLDLILNDYVRQKFMTRSKIITYLRNFLDQLGFLEIETPMMNIIPGGAVARPFVTYHNELDMNLYMRIAPELYHKMLVVGGLDRVYEIGRQFRNEGIDLTHNPEFTTCEFYMAYADYHDLMDITEKLLSGMVKHITGGYKVTYHPDGPEGKAYEIDFTPPFKRVSMTHDLEKIMGVKFPPTDSYDSDETRKFFDVLCAQKGVECSPPRTTARLLDKLVGDFLEVTCINPTFICDHPQIMSPLAKWHRSEKGLTERFELFVMKKEICNAYTELNDPIRQRELFEQQAMAKAEGDDEAMFIDETFCTALEYGLPPTAGWGMGIDRLTMFLTDSNNIKEVLLFPAMKPDDNKTSAPTEGTSV, encoded by the exons ATGCTGTGTCTGGTCAGGGCAGCCAGGCAGCAGCTGTGCCAAGCCTTTGGGGTCAGGGGACAGTGGTTAAAATGTGCACCCCCATGTACAGCTGCAGCCCCAACTCAAATTTACGGGAACCGATGGAGAGGTGACAAAAG TGAGCTGAAGAGGCGAATGAAAGCCGACAAAAAGGCGGCCGAGAAAGAAGCCAAGGTCAAAGAGCAGGTGGAACAAAAGAAGGAGTCCAATGACCAGGAAGCCTGTGCAGATGAGGAGACACTTGACCCAAAT CAATACTTCAAGATCCGCTCCCAGGCCATCCAGGACCTGAAGGGCACAGCGGAGGATCCCTACCCACACAAGTATCATGTAGACTTGTCCCTCACAGAGTTCATCGAGAAATACAATAATCTACAGCCTGGAGACCAGCTGACTGATGTCATCCTCAATGTGTCAG GCCGTGTCCATGCTAAGAGGGTGTCTGGTGCCAAGCTGCTTTTCTATGACCTGCGAGGTGAAGGCGTGAAGTTGCAAGTCATGGCAAACTCCAG GAACTACAAGTCCGAGGAGGAGTTTGTGGCCATCAACAACAAACTGCGCCGTGGTGATATCATCGGTGTCCGTGGTAACCCAGGCAAGACCAAAAAAGGGGAGTTGAGCATCATACCCATTGAGTTGACCCTACTGTCACCATGTTTGCACATGCTGCCCCACCTCCACTTTGGCCTCAAAGACAAG GAAACGCGATTCCGCCAGCGCTACTTGGATCTGATTCTGAATGACTATGTGAGGCAGAAGTTTATGACTCGCTCCAAAATCATCACATACCTGCGCAACTTCCTGGACCAGCTGGGATTTTTAGAG ATTGAGACACCGATGATGAACATTATTCCTGGTGGAGCCGTTGCCCGTCCATTTGTTACTTACCACAATGAACTGGATATGAACCTGTACATGAGGATCGCTCCTGAGCTCTACCACAAG ATGCTTGTGGTCGGTGGACTTGACAGAGTGTACGAGATTGGTCGTCAGTTCAGAAATGAAGGCATTGATCTCACTCATAATCCAGAGTTCACCACCTGTGAATTCTACATGGCATATGCAGATTACCATGACTTGATGGACATCACAGAGAAACTACTCTCAG GAATGGTGAAGCACATCACTGGAGGATACAAGGTGACTTACCACCCTGATGGTCCAGAGGGAAAGGCCTATGAGATTGACTTCACTCCCCCATTCAAAAGAGTGAGCATGACACACGACCTGGAGAAGATTATGGGAGTCAAATTCCCTCCGACTGACAGCTACGACAGTGATG AGACACGTAAATTCTTTGACGTCCTCTGTGCGCAGAAAGGAGTTGAATGTTCTCCACCCAGAACCACAGCCCGCCTCCTTGACAAG TTGGTTGGAGATTTCCTTGAGGTCACCTGTATCAACCCCACTTTCATCTGTGATCACCCTCAAATCATGAGTCCCTTGGCAAAATG GCACAGATCGGAGAAAGGCCTGACGGAGCGTTTTGAGCTCTTTGTGATGAAGAAAGAAATCTGCAATGCTTACACTGAGCTGAATGATCCAATCAGACAGAGGGAGCTGTTCGAACAACAAGCCATG GCCAAAGCTGAGGGTGATGATGAAGCCATGTTCATTGATGAGACCTTCTGCACAGCACTGGAATACGGTCTGCCACCAACTGCAGGCTGGGGGATGGGCATCGATCGTCTCACCATGTTCCTCACTGACTCCAACAACATCAAG GAGGTGTTGCTGTTCCCTGCCATGAAGCCTGACGACAACAAGACATCAGCGCCCACAGAGGGCACGTCCGTCTAA